A stretch of Anaeromyxobacter dehalogenans 2CP-1 DNA encodes these proteins:
- a CDS encoding patatin-like phospholipase family protein — MRRTHLAALSAAALAALAGCRTAGPVAPAAPFPSAPAPAPAAPPPPAPVREPRIALVLGGGAARGFAHIGVIRVLEQERIPVDLVVGTSVGSLIGALYASEKDSFDLEWTAFQLQQDDLFDFRLVNAVMGMGYAKGEKLDAFVRAKVKQPSIEQLKVPFAAVATDLNWGTRVVIDRGPVAPAVRASSAIPGIFEPVGHMGKLLVDGGVVDNIPIDVAREKGAEVVIAVDISEDVGNTSIRNALDVILQATNIMFAENVAHRKQGADVLVQPDVRGVGMLDFTQKKRCVQSGIDAARAAMPRVRAAIEAWKAKQAAQRPRA; from the coding sequence ATGCGCCGCACCCATCTCGCCGCCCTCTCCGCCGCCGCGCTGGCCGCGCTCGCCGGCTGCCGCACCGCCGGCCCGGTCGCCCCCGCCGCGCCGTTCCCGTCCGCGCCCGCCCCCGCGCCCGCAGCCCCCCCGCCGCCCGCCCCCGTGCGCGAGCCCAGGATCGCGCTCGTCCTCGGCGGCGGCGCCGCCCGCGGCTTCGCCCACATCGGCGTGATCCGGGTGCTCGAGCAGGAGCGGATCCCCGTGGACCTCGTGGTCGGGACCAGCGTCGGCAGCCTCATCGGCGCGCTGTACGCGAGCGAGAAGGACTCGTTCGATCTCGAGTGGACCGCGTTCCAGCTCCAGCAGGACGACCTGTTCGACTTCCGGCTCGTGAACGCCGTGATGGGCATGGGCTACGCCAAGGGCGAGAAGCTCGACGCCTTCGTGCGGGCCAAGGTGAAGCAGCCCAGCATCGAGCAGCTGAAGGTGCCGTTCGCGGCCGTGGCGACGGACCTGAACTGGGGCACGCGGGTGGTGATCGACCGCGGCCCCGTCGCGCCCGCCGTCCGCGCGTCGTCGGCCATCCCCGGCATCTTCGAGCCCGTCGGCCACATGGGGAAGCTGCTCGTGGACGGCGGCGTGGTGGACAACATCCCCATCGACGTGGCCCGCGAGAAGGGCGCCGAGGTGGTGATCGCCGTGGACATCTCCGAGGACGTCGGGAACACCAGCATCCGCAACGCGCTCGACGTGATCCTCCAGGCCACCAACATCATGTTCGCGGAGAACGTGGCGCACCGGAAGCAGGGCGCCGACGTGCTGGTCCAGCCCGACGTGCGCGGCGTCGGCATGCTCGACTTCACGCAGAAGAAGCGCTGCGTCCAGTCCGGCATCGACGCGGCGCGCGCCGCCATGCCCCGCGTCCGCGCCGCGATCGAGGCGTGGAAGGCGAAGCAGGCCGCCCAGCGCCCGCGGGCGTGA
- a CDS encoding HNH endonuclease — protein MDTALEFTNRLIALLRSERHAMAEFLVALAEFDRRGLYRERGHTSLFSFLRRELGLSAGAAQYRKTAAELIRRYPAVEGALRDGKLCLSSVCELAKVVTAENCAEILPRFFGLSSRDAAAVAASIRPVENPPRREVVVPIRAALSAPVATMASAAVPPSVRAPELNAPDRVLVFHAHETPAAAASPAPHAACAAAPVAKPSSVDWLDGDSARMHLTVSKAFLKKLDAARDALSHSMPGATREDVLEAALDELLAERARRKGLTARPQKTIRRAKPDHIPAHVRREVWARDGGRCTFVLPSGEACGSTHRLELDHIVPRARGGASTADNLRIRCRGHNLEEARRVLGDGLMDGYAPRRRRGSA, from the coding sequence ATGGACACCGCACTCGAGTTCACCAACCGTCTCATTGCGCTCCTCCGTTCCGAGCGCCACGCGATGGCGGAGTTCCTGGTCGCCCTGGCGGAGTTCGACCGCCGCGGGCTGTACCGGGAGCGCGGGCACACCTCGCTGTTCTCGTTCCTGCGGCGCGAGCTCGGGCTCTCGGCGGGCGCAGCGCAGTACCGCAAGACGGCGGCGGAGCTCATCCGGCGATACCCGGCCGTCGAGGGCGCGCTTCGCGACGGGAAGCTGTGCCTCTCCTCGGTGTGTGAGCTGGCCAAGGTGGTGACCGCCGAGAACTGCGCGGAGATCCTTCCCCGGTTCTTCGGGCTGTCGAGCCGGGACGCGGCGGCAGTGGCTGCTTCGATCCGGCCAGTGGAGAACCCGCCGCGCCGCGAGGTCGTGGTGCCTATCCGGGCGGCGCTCTCGGCGCCGGTGGCGACGATGGCAAGCGCGGCGGTTCCGCCTTCAGTTCGGGCGCCCGAACTGAACGCACCCGACCGAGTCCTCGTGTTTCATGCGCATGAAACACCTGCCGCTGCAGCCTCGCCCGCCCCGCACGCGGCCTGCGCCGCGGCGCCTGTCGCCAAGCCGAGCTCGGTGGACTGGCTCGACGGGGATTCGGCCCGCATGCACCTCACCGTCTCGAAGGCGTTCCTGAAGAAGCTCGACGCGGCCCGCGATGCGCTGTCCCACTCCATGCCCGGCGCCACGCGCGAGGACGTCCTCGAGGCGGCGCTGGACGAGTTGCTCGCGGAGCGCGCGCGGCGGAAGGGGCTCACGGCACGGCCCCAAAAGACCATCCGCCGCGCGAAGCCGGACCACATCCCGGCCCACGTCCGCCGCGAGGTCTGGGCGCGCGACGGCGGACGGTGCACCTTCGTCCTTCCCTCGGGCGAGGCGTGTGGCTCCACGCACCGGCTCGAGCTCGACCACATCGTCCCGCGGGCGCGTGGCGGGGCCTCCACCGCCGACAACCTTCGCATTCGTTGCCGGGGTCACAACCTCGAGGAGGCGCGGCGGGTCCTCGGCGATGGGTTGATGGACGGCTACGCTCCGCGGCGTCGCAGGGGGTCGGCGTGA
- a CDS encoding metallopeptidase family protein: MPGPDALDDLLDAAAAALEGGEPEEALARAEAAVARAPRSVPALHLRAAALAALDRLEDAADAYERALERGRDDPELLAGAADFHLNVLADEDTARERAERALELARRGSRAARKLDDPDLAADLAYLEGAALDQLGRADEALVRLEEAARTAPDRVEILLEQAFALYELSRLDDARAVLLRAEALDRKDPWVHHQLGLVAERLGDAAEAARRFARARKLAPEEFPEPVSLTHEAFDAAVEAALERLPEPVRRYLSNVAITVEDVPQDDDLRGSDPPLSPAILGLFRGAPWGQKASMDPWSHFPSSIVLYQRNLERFARSREELVEEIGVTLVHEVGHFLGLDEEELWERGLD; encoded by the coding sequence ATGCCCGGTCCCGACGCGCTGGACGACCTGCTCGATGCCGCCGCCGCCGCGCTCGAGGGGGGCGAGCCCGAGGAGGCGCTCGCCCGCGCCGAGGCGGCGGTGGCCCGGGCGCCCCGGTCCGTCCCGGCGCTCCACCTGCGCGCCGCCGCGCTCGCTGCGCTCGACCGGCTCGAGGACGCGGCCGACGCGTACGAGCGCGCGCTGGAGCGCGGGCGGGACGACCCCGAGCTGCTCGCGGGCGCGGCCGACTTCCACCTGAACGTGCTCGCCGACGAGGACACCGCGCGCGAGCGGGCCGAGCGCGCGCTGGAGCTGGCGCGGCGGGGCTCGCGGGCCGCCCGGAAGCTCGACGACCCGGACCTCGCCGCCGACCTCGCCTACCTCGAGGGCGCGGCGCTCGACCAGCTCGGCCGCGCGGACGAGGCGCTGGTCCGGCTGGAGGAGGCCGCGCGGACCGCACCGGACCGGGTGGAGATCCTGCTCGAGCAGGCGTTCGCGCTGTACGAGCTGTCGCGCCTCGACGACGCGCGCGCGGTGCTGCTCCGGGCCGAGGCGCTCGACCGGAAGGACCCGTGGGTGCACCACCAGCTCGGGCTGGTGGCCGAGCGGCTGGGCGACGCGGCCGAGGCGGCGCGCCGGTTCGCGCGGGCGCGCAAGCTCGCGCCGGAGGAATTCCCGGAGCCGGTCTCGCTCACGCACGAGGCGTTCGACGCCGCGGTGGAGGCGGCGCTGGAGCGGCTGCCCGAGCCGGTGCGGCGGTACCTGTCGAACGTCGCCATCACGGTCGAGGACGTGCCGCAGGACGACGACCTCCGCGGCTCCGACCCGCCGCTCTCGCCGGCGATCCTGGGGCTGTTCCGCGGCGCGCCGTGGGGGCAGAAGGCGTCGATGGATCCGTGGAGCCACTTCCCGTCGTCGATCGTGCTCTACCAGAGGAACCTGGAGCGGTTCGCGCGCAGCCGCGAGGAGCTCGTCGAGGAGATCGGGGTGACGCTGGTGCACGAGGTGGGGCACTTCCTCGGGCTGGACGAGGAGGAGCTGTGGGAGCGGGGGTTGGATTAG
- the groL gene encoding chaperonin GroEL (60 kDa chaperone family; promotes refolding of misfolded polypeptides especially under stressful conditions; forms two stacked rings of heptamers to form a barrel-shaped 14mer; ends can be capped by GroES; misfolded proteins enter the barrel where they are refolded when GroES binds) — translation MPAKEIAFHQPAREAILRGVQTLAEAVAVTLGPKGRNVVIEKSYGAPTITKDGVTVAKEIELENKFENMGAQMVKEVASQTSDKAGDGTTTATVLARSIYEEGLKLVAAGHNPMDLKRGIDRAVEVVVAHLKSLSTPTKGKDDIAQVGTISANGDTTIGNIIAEAMEKVGKEGVITVEEAKGLETTLDVVEGMQFDRGYSSPYFVTNPDRMEAVLEDPYVLVTEKKITAMADLVPVLEQVARSGKPLLIIAEEVEGEALATLVVNKLRGTLHVCAVKAPGFGDRRKEMLKDIATLTGGTVVAEELGIKLDQLGLKDLGRAKRITVDKDNTTIVDGEGKKEDIQARIKVMRGQIEETTSEYDREKLQERLAKLVGGVAVINVGAATETEMKEKKARVEDALHATRAAVEEGIVPGGGVAYLRALAELQKLDVGQGDQRFGVQIVVKALEWPARRIAENAGWDGPVVVNKILEGQGAFGFNAATDTFEDLTKAGVIDPTKVSRTALQNAASVASLLLTTEAMVADKPKKKAAAAAGGAGMGGGMDEMDY, via the coding sequence ATGCCCGCCAAGGAAATCGCATTCCACCAGCCCGCCCGCGAGGCCATCCTCCGCGGGGTGCAGACGCTGGCCGAAGCCGTCGCGGTGACCCTCGGCCCGAAGGGCCGGAACGTGGTCATCGAGAAGAGCTACGGCGCGCCGACCATCACCAAGGACGGCGTCACGGTCGCGAAGGAGATCGAGCTCGAGAACAAGTTCGAGAACATGGGCGCGCAGATGGTGAAGGAGGTCGCGTCGCAGACCTCCGACAAGGCCGGCGACGGCACCACCACCGCCACCGTGCTCGCGCGCTCGATCTACGAGGAGGGCCTGAAGCTGGTCGCGGCCGGCCACAACCCCATGGACCTGAAGCGCGGCATCGACCGCGCGGTCGAGGTGGTGGTGGCCCATCTGAAGAGCCTGTCCACCCCGACGAAGGGCAAGGACGACATCGCCCAGGTCGGCACCATCTCCGCGAACGGCGACACCACCATCGGCAACATCATTGCCGAGGCGATGGAGAAGGTCGGCAAGGAGGGCGTGATCACGGTCGAGGAGGCGAAGGGCCTCGAGACCACGCTCGACGTGGTCGAGGGCATGCAGTTCGACCGCGGCTACTCGTCGCCGTACTTCGTCACCAACCCCGACCGGATGGAGGCGGTGCTGGAGGATCCGTACGTCCTCGTCACCGAGAAGAAGATCACGGCGATGGCCGACCTCGTCCCGGTGCTCGAGCAGGTGGCGCGCTCCGGCAAGCCGCTCCTCATCATCGCGGAGGAGGTCGAGGGCGAGGCGCTCGCGACGCTGGTGGTCAACAAGCTGCGCGGCACGCTGCACGTCTGCGCGGTGAAGGCCCCCGGCTTCGGCGACCGCCGCAAGGAGATGCTGAAGGACATCGCCACCCTCACCGGCGGCACGGTGGTGGCCGAGGAGCTCGGCATCAAGCTCGACCAGCTCGGCCTGAAGGACCTCGGCCGCGCCAAGCGCATCACGGTGGACAAGGACAACACCACCATCGTGGACGGCGAGGGCAAGAAGGAGGACATCCAGGCCCGCATCAAGGTGATGCGCGGCCAGATCGAGGAGACCACCTCGGAGTACGACCGCGAGAAGCTGCAGGAGCGGCTCGCCAAGCTGGTGGGCGGCGTGGCGGTCATCAACGTGGGCGCCGCCACCGAGACCGAGATGAAGGAGAAGAAGGCCCGGGTCGAGGACGCGCTCCACGCCACCCGCGCCGCGGTCGAGGAGGGCATCGTCCCCGGCGGCGGCGTGGCGTATCTCCGCGCACTGGCCGAGCTCCAGAAGCTCGACGTCGGGCAGGGCGACCAGCGGTTCGGCGTGCAGATCGTGGTGAAGGCGCTCGAGTGGCCGGCCCGGCGCATCGCCGAGAACGCCGGCTGGGATGGGCCGGTGGTGGTGAACAAGATCCTCGAGGGGCAGGGCGCGTTCGGCTTCAACGCCGCGACCGACACGTTCGAGGACCTGACCAAGGCCGGCGTCATCGATCCGACCAAGGTCTCCCGCACCGCGCTCCAGAACGCGGCGTCCGTCGCGAGCCTCCTGCTCACCACCGAGGCGATGGTGGCGGACAAGCCGAAGAAGAAGGCGGCGGCCGCGGCAGGTGGTGCCGGCATGGGCGGCGGCATGGACGAGATGGACTACTAG
- a CDS encoding GGDEF domain-containing response regulator, translated as MAYSVLLVDDERFARTVYSDYLRAAGYEVELAEDAEAALALLRQRRFDVLLTDVILPGSSGLDLLSAAKQLDPNLEVTVITALDKVDPAVRAMKSGASDYLVKPVTPEQLQLALQRCLATRELLAENKVLRAHLTLFETGQRIAATLDRDKLVPMALASVATAARSPVAALMEKAADGSWVPSGAHGTDHAVATELLAACRAELDALGAEPTARGEHAPGELGPFGPRALLLPVTEEGALLGAVAVNAPGPLEPAGAEAVGYLCRNLGLALRNLGRLRQVEHLAYLDDLTHLYNTRYLDMALDREMQSGRPFSVLFMDLDHFKTVNDQHGHLSGSRLLVEVARVLRSCVRDEDVLVRYGGDEYVVLLVGIDSGGGLKVAERVRRAIEDHRFLSREGARVRVTASIGLASYPEHAQEKSEILDLADRAMYRGKRSSRNVVYMASKDLPPIPAGERP; from the coding sequence ATGGCCTACTCGGTCCTCCTCGTGGACGACGAGCGCTTCGCGCGCACCGTGTACTCGGACTACCTGCGCGCCGCGGGGTACGAGGTCGAGCTCGCGGAGGACGCGGAGGCGGCGCTCGCGCTCCTGCGCCAGCGGCGCTTCGACGTGCTGCTCACCGACGTGATCCTCCCGGGCTCGTCCGGCCTCGACCTGCTCTCGGCCGCGAAGCAGCTCGACCCGAACCTCGAGGTCACGGTCATCACCGCGCTCGACAAGGTGGACCCGGCCGTGCGCGCCATGAAGTCCGGCGCCTCGGACTACCTGGTGAAGCCGGTGACGCCGGAGCAGCTCCAGCTCGCGCTGCAGCGCTGCCTCGCCACCCGCGAGCTGCTCGCCGAGAACAAGGTGCTGCGCGCGCACCTCACGCTGTTCGAGACCGGCCAGCGCATCGCCGCCACGCTCGATCGCGACAAGCTGGTGCCGATGGCCCTCGCCTCGGTCGCGACGGCGGCGCGCAGCCCGGTCGCGGCGCTCATGGAGAAGGCGGCGGACGGGAGCTGGGTGCCCTCCGGCGCGCACGGGACCGATCACGCGGTCGCGACCGAGCTGCTCGCCGCCTGCCGCGCGGAGCTCGATGCGCTGGGGGCCGAGCCGACCGCCCGGGGCGAGCATGCGCCGGGCGAGCTGGGGCCGTTCGGGCCGCGCGCGCTGCTCCTGCCGGTCACCGAGGAGGGCGCGCTGCTCGGGGCCGTGGCGGTGAACGCGCCGGGCCCGCTCGAGCCGGCCGGCGCCGAGGCGGTGGGGTACCTCTGCCGCAACCTGGGGCTCGCGCTCCGCAACCTCGGCCGGCTGAGGCAGGTCGAGCACCTCGCCTACCTCGACGACCTCACGCACCTCTACAACACCCGCTACCTGGACATGGCGCTCGACCGCGAGATGCAGAGCGGCCGCCCGTTCTCGGTCCTGTTCATGGACCTCGACCACTTCAAGACCGTCAACGACCAGCACGGCCACCTGTCCGGCTCGCGCCTGCTGGTCGAGGTGGCGCGGGTGCTCCGCTCCTGCGTCCGCGACGAGGACGTCCTGGTCCGTTACGGGGGGGACGAGTACGTGGTGCTGCTGGTCGGGATCGACTCCGGCGGCGGGCTGAAGGTGGCCGAGCGGGTCCGCCGGGCCATCGAGGACCACCGGTTCCTGTCACGGGAGGGCGCCCGGGTGCGGGTCACGGCGTCCATCGGGCTCGCGAGCTACCCCGAGCACGCCCAGGAGAAGAGCGAGATCCTCGACCTCGCCGACCGCGCCATGTACCGGGGCAAGCGCTCCAGCCGGAACGTGGTCTACATGGCGTCGAAGGACCTGCCGCCGATTCCGGCCGGCGAGAGGCCGTAA
- a CDS encoding chemotaxis protein CheW yields MSLPSDRKALLFSAGGVRLALRLAQLREIVAVPEAAGEVIARGEAVPAAFVSTVLGLPGGRCPFALLTEGPPRVALRVEALHGIVDLSEAEFFQLPARTPLPQPPPFAGAIVMGGAVTLELSVGTLGFAPLEPALDAAEPPPDLGLAAERELRFARAGREYAVPLALLLQVLEEPALAPVPLTPPSHRGLLYHGRALHPVVDLAVLYGGAGGEGRTVLLLDAGGAGIGVVADRVLGVGEGGEDVLRPPWDALFGG; encoded by the coding sequence GTGTCGCTCCCCTCGGACCGCAAGGCGCTCCTGTTCTCGGCGGGTGGTGTGCGCCTGGCCCTGCGCCTGGCCCAGCTCCGCGAGATCGTCGCGGTCCCCGAGGCGGCCGGCGAGGTGATCGCCCGGGGCGAGGCGGTGCCCGCGGCGTTCGTCTCCACGGTGCTGGGGCTCCCCGGCGGCCGGTGCCCCTTCGCGCTCCTCACCGAGGGGCCCCCGCGCGTGGCGCTGCGCGTCGAGGCGCTGCACGGGATCGTGGACCTCTCCGAGGCCGAGTTCTTCCAGCTCCCGGCGCGCACCCCGCTGCCGCAGCCGCCGCCGTTCGCCGGCGCGATCGTGATGGGCGGGGCGGTGACGCTGGAGCTGTCGGTCGGGACGCTCGGCTTCGCCCCCCTCGAGCCGGCGCTGGACGCGGCCGAGCCGCCGCCCGACCTCGGCCTCGCCGCCGAGCGCGAGCTGCGGTTCGCGCGGGCGGGCCGGGAGTACGCGGTCCCGCTCGCGCTGCTCCTGCAGGTGCTGGAGGAGCCGGCGCTGGCGCCGGTGCCGCTCACGCCGCCCTCGCACCGCGGGCTCCTCTACCACGGCCGCGCGCTCCACCCGGTGGTGGACCTGGCCGTGCTGTACGGCGGCGCCGGAGGGGAGGGACGCACCGTGCTCCTGCTCGATGCCGGCGGCGCCGGCATCGGGGTGGTGGCCGACCGCGTGCTCGGGGTCGGGGAGGGCGGCGAGGACGTGCTGCGGCCGCCGTGGGATGCGCTGTTCGGGGGCTAG
- a CDS encoding response regulator encodes MPKTLLLADDSITIQKVVGITFANEDVQVVAVDNGEDALAKARELRPAVILADVVMPRRNGYELCEAVKSDPALRGIPVLLLAGTFEAFDEARARGAHADGHISKPFESQALINKVRELLGEPPITAPSPYRGAGAAPQPAAQAPVPSQRAPLAPPAAARPTGPAAPGARPLSAVPAGAGRPLAPGPGMPPPGARPPGPGFAPGARPAMPELRPGMPPGARSPAPGAPAGFRPGAAPPPGARLPGPGTPPGARPAAPGMRPGMAPGARPPGPGLPPPGARPAAGMPPGARPAMPSGAPAGFRPGPGMPPTGARPSPTPIPQPAARRDPFGFGVQGPQVGPGGPQRAVNAPPPPSAPETDWSDLDLGGEPAVSRPAPSPEREAASAAPAGAPVELPGAADEAPELAPMHAFVPPAASTGHAPAPAAAAADGGEAALREAIGKASREVIERVVWEVVPELAETIIRENLDRLVKQRQG; translated from the coding sequence ATGCCCAAGACCCTTCTCCTCGCGGACGACTCGATCACGATCCAGAAGGTCGTGGGCATCACCTTCGCGAACGAGGACGTGCAGGTCGTCGCGGTGGACAACGGGGAGGACGCGCTCGCCAAGGCGCGCGAGCTCCGCCCCGCCGTGATCCTGGCGGACGTGGTGATGCCGCGGCGCAACGGTTACGAGCTGTGCGAGGCGGTGAAGTCCGATCCGGCGCTTCGCGGCATCCCGGTGCTGCTGCTGGCCGGGACGTTCGAGGCGTTCGACGAGGCCCGCGCCCGCGGTGCGCACGCCGACGGCCACATCTCCAAGCCCTTCGAGAGCCAGGCGCTCATCAACAAGGTGCGCGAGCTCCTCGGCGAGCCGCCCATCACGGCGCCCTCGCCGTACCGGGGCGCCGGCGCCGCCCCGCAGCCGGCCGCGCAGGCCCCGGTGCCCTCGCAGCGCGCCCCGCTGGCGCCGCCCGCTGCCGCGCGCCCGACCGGTCCGGCCGCGCCCGGTGCCCGACCCCTCTCCGCAGTCCCCGCCGGCGCGGGCCGTCCGCTCGCGCCCGGCCCCGGGATGCCGCCTCCGGGCGCCCGCCCGCCCGGCCCTGGCTTCGCGCCCGGCGCGCGCCCGGCCATGCCCGAGCTGCGGCCCGGCATGCCCCCCGGCGCCCGCTCGCCCGCGCCCGGCGCGCCCGCCGGCTTCCGCCCCGGCGCCGCGCCGCCCCCCGGCGCGCGTCTCCCCGGTCCCGGCACGCCCCCCGGCGCCCGCCCGGCGGCGCCCGGGATGCGGCCCGGGATGGCGCCCGGTGCGCGGCCCCCTGGACCCGGCCTGCCGCCCCCCGGCGCCCGCCCCGCGGCCGGGATGCCCCCCGGCGCTCGCCCGGCGATGCCGTCCGGCGCCCCCGCGGGCTTCCGCCCCGGCCCCGGGATGCCGCCGACCGGCGCGCGCCCCTCGCCCACGCCCATCCCGCAGCCCGCCGCCCGCCGCGATCCGTTCGGCTTCGGCGTCCAGGGCCCGCAGGTCGGGCCCGGCGGCCCGCAGCGCGCGGTGAACGCGCCGCCGCCGCCGTCCGCGCCCGAGACCGACTGGAGCGATCTCGACCTCGGCGGCGAGCCCGCCGTGTCGAGGCCGGCCCCGTCGCCGGAGCGGGAGGCCGCGAGCGCGGCGCCCGCGGGCGCGCCGGTGGAGCTGCCCGGCGCGGCGGACGAGGCGCCGGAGCTCGCGCCCATGCACGCGTTCGTACCCCCCGCCGCCTCCACCGGCCACGCGCCGGCGCCGGCGGCCGCCGCGGCCGACGGTGGGGAGGCGGCGCTGCGCGAGGCCATCGGCAAGGCGTCGCGCGAGGTCATCGAGCGGGTGGTCTGGGAGGTGGTCCCCGAGCTCGCGGAGACGATCATCCGCGAGAACCTCGACCGCCTCGTCAAGCAGCGCCAGGGCTGA